The following proteins come from a genomic window of Micromonospora echinofusca:
- a CDS encoding pectate lyase family protein — protein sequence MWKQTLGAATIAVALAATSGSAAAAPDGGAAPAPDGAAATTGGLSWAARHLGRQALPAGDGWAAEGTGTTGGSAATPEQVHVVASRAELVAALGGDNATNRGNATPKIIYVRGEVDGFEGPDGSTLDCADLADPEYSLPAYLAAYDPAVWGRVAPSGPLEAARVRSVANQTRQTQINVGPNTTIVGLAGARLTGLTLMLDGAHDTIVRNLTFDDARDCFPAWSPTDGEAGNWNSQYDQISVRRSEHVWIDHNTFTDGDNPDSGQPVHFGRPYQVHDGSLDVTHTASLVTVSYNRFVGRDKVMLIGSSNTVGPDVGRLKVSLHHNLFDGVLQRLPRVRFGQVDVWNNHYRLGGGGFAYAIGVGVQSAVVAENNFFSLGAGVAADELLYDWGGTAVTTRGNWVRAAGDRARPVDLAGAYNAVHEPDLAPDAGWTPTLRRGPVLPAPAVPVVVGALAGADRLPL from the coding sequence ATGTGGAAGCAGACACTGGGCGCGGCGACGATCGCCGTGGCGCTCGCGGCGACGTCCGGGAGCGCGGCGGCGGCCCCGGACGGCGGGGCCGCTCCGGCTCCGGACGGCGCGGCCGCCACGACCGGCGGGCTCTCCTGGGCCGCCCGGCACCTGGGTCGGCAGGCGCTGCCGGCCGGGGACGGCTGGGCGGCCGAGGGGACCGGCACCACCGGCGGCTCGGCGGCGACGCCGGAGCAGGTGCACGTGGTCGCCAGCCGCGCCGAACTGGTCGCGGCCCTCGGCGGTGACAACGCCACCAACCGGGGCAACGCCACCCCTAAGATCATCTACGTCCGGGGCGAGGTCGACGGCTTCGAGGGGCCCGACGGGAGCACGCTCGACTGCGCGGACCTCGCCGATCCGGAGTACTCGCTGCCGGCGTACCTCGCGGCGTACGACCCGGCGGTCTGGGGTCGGGTGGCGCCGAGCGGACCGCTGGAGGCGGCGCGGGTGCGCTCCGTGGCCAACCAGACCCGGCAGACCCAGATCAACGTCGGCCCGAACACCACCATCGTCGGCCTGGCCGGCGCCCGGCTGACCGGCCTGACGCTGATGCTCGACGGGGCGCACGACACGATCGTGCGGAACCTGACCTTCGACGACGCCCGGGACTGCTTCCCCGCCTGGTCGCCCACCGACGGCGAGGCCGGCAACTGGAACTCGCAGTACGACCAGATCTCGGTGCGCCGCAGCGAGCACGTCTGGATCGACCACAACACCTTCACCGACGGCGACAACCCGGACAGCGGGCAGCCCGTGCACTTCGGCCGGCCGTACCAGGTGCACGACGGGTCGCTGGACGTCACGCACACCGCGAGCCTGGTGACCGTCTCGTACAACCGGTTCGTCGGCCGGGACAAGGTCATGCTGATCGGCTCGTCCAACACCGTCGGCCCGGACGTCGGGCGGCTGAAGGTCAGCCTGCACCACAACCTCTTCGACGGGGTGCTCCAGCGGCTGCCCCGGGTGCGCTTCGGGCAGGTCGACGTGTGGAACAACCACTACCGGCTGGGCGGCGGCGGGTTCGCGTACGCGATCGGCGTCGGGGTGCAGTCGGCCGTGGTCGCCGAGAACAACTTCTTCAGCCTCGGCGCCGGCGTCGCGGCCGACGAGCTGCTGTACGACTGGGGCGGCACCGCCGTCACCACCCGGGGCAACTGGGTCCGCGCCGCCGGGGACCGGGCCCGCCCGGTCGACCTGGCGGGCGCGTACAACGCGGTGCACGAGCCGGACCTGGCCCCGGACGCCGGCTGGACGCCGACCCTTCGACGCGGCCCCGTGCTGCCGGCGCCCGCGGTGCCGGTGGTCGTGGGGGCGCTGGCCGGCGCGGACCGGCTACCCCTGTAG
- a CDS encoding Gfo/Idh/MocA family protein: MTAAAPGRAGPPPPGAVPRVAVVGANGHGRWHRRVVAPLHAAGRLRLVALVDVRPIEDDPAAPVPDGTAVHTDHREMLRTARPDVVVVCTPPHTHLPIALDVLAAGADLLLEKPPVLSTAEHRELADALAATGRACQVGFQALGSAALTELTDAVRAGRLGTVTGIATVAAWQRSDAYYARAPWAGRRTLHGRPVLDGALANPLAHAVMQCLAAAEAAGDGPVVPARIEVERYRVRPIEVDDTATLRVSSRSGPPIVAAVTLAGEDFVAGEVIVTGTAGRAVLEYPTDRLLLPGDARPREVPGRRGLLENLLDYRADPGVPLIAPLARTAPFTTVLEAVTTAPEPTPLGGDLVTATGDGPQRVLTVRGINRLLRRAAEEGALLSELAVPWAVAPHRRDLTGEEGPQRTATEPPA; encoded by the coding sequence GTGACGGCCGCCGCGCCGGGACGGGCCGGGCCGCCACCGCCCGGCGCGGTGCCCCGGGTCGCCGTCGTCGGGGCCAACGGGCACGGGCGCTGGCACCGGCGGGTCGTCGCCCCCCTGCACGCCGCCGGGCGGCTGCGGCTGGTCGCCCTGGTCGACGTACGCCCGATCGAGGACGACCCGGCGGCGCCGGTGCCGGACGGCACGGCGGTCCACACCGACCACCGGGAGATGCTGCGCACGGCCCGGCCGGACGTGGTGGTGGTCTGCACCCCGCCGCACACCCACCTGCCGATCGCGCTGGACGTGCTCGCCGCGGGCGCCGACCTGCTGCTGGAGAAGCCCCCGGTGCTGTCCACCGCCGAGCACCGGGAGCTGGCCGACGCCCTCGCCGCGACGGGCCGGGCGTGCCAGGTGGGCTTCCAGGCGCTCGGCTCGGCGGCGCTGACGGAGCTGACCGACGCGGTGCGGGCCGGGCGGCTCGGGACCGTCACCGGCATCGCGACGGTGGCGGCCTGGCAGCGCTCCGACGCCTACTACGCGCGGGCGCCGTGGGCCGGACGGCGGACGCTGCACGGCCGCCCGGTGCTGGACGGCGCGCTGGCCAACCCGCTGGCGCACGCCGTCATGCAGTGCCTGGCGGCCGCCGAGGCCGCCGGGGACGGGCCGGTGGTGCCCGCGCGCATCGAGGTGGAGCGCTACCGGGTCCGGCCGATCGAGGTGGACGACACCGCGACCCTGCGGGTGTCGTCCCGCTCGGGACCGCCGATCGTCGCGGCGGTGACCCTGGCCGGCGAGGACTTCGTCGCCGGCGAGGTGATCGTGACCGGCACCGCCGGCCGGGCGGTGCTGGAGTACCCGACCGACCGGCTGCTGCTGCCCGGCGACGCCCGGCCGCGCGAGGTGCCCGGCCGGCGCGGGCTGTTGGAGAACCTCCTCGATTACCGCGCCGATCCGGGCGTGCCGTTGATCGCGCCGCTGGCGCGGACCGCCCCGTTCACCACGGTGCTGGAGGCGGTCACCACCGCACCGGAACCGACCCCGCTGGGCGGCGACCTGGTCACCGCCACGGGCGACGGCCCGCAGCGGGTGCTGACCGTGCGCGGGATCAACCGGCTGCTGCGCCGGGCGGCCGAGGAGGGGGCGCTGCTGTCGGAGCTGGCGGTGCCGTGGGCGGTGGCGCCGCACCGCAGGGACCTGACCGGGGAGGAGGGACCGCAACGCACTGCAACTGAACCGCCCGCCTGA
- a CDS encoding mannitol dehydrogenase family protein, with the protein MAVSVGAARLGLGTLRRVPTDSRPLLRPGSAPAGIVHLGLGAFHRAHQAVYTEEAMAHAGGDWGIVGVAPRNPDVVTTLAAQDNLFSVTTSSGEGCHTRVVGALAGTRHAAGDPAAVVALLADPAIRVVTLTVTEKAYQLDPVTGRLRPDPEVAADLRTDRVPATVPGLLLRGLLARAAAQGPPLALVSCDNLPANGRRLRGLVEQSVAYARVPEPLADWVRECVSFPGTMVDRIVPASTAQTLADAERALGVADLAAVVAEPYRQWVIEDDFPGGRPAWERAGAVLTTDAGPWERLKLRALNGVHSAAAYLGALAGRETIADALALPHLTTVLRHLVAEDVAASFDPPEGVSVVAYGEEVLTRFANPAIRHRTLQVAMDGSQKLPQRVLHTIADLRAAGRSARWATLVVAAWLRFAQGHADDGSLLPLADPLAEEIRAALAAAPRTPAGAVDAVFGLREVFPAEVAADDDVRAEVAGWLAALERHGVAATLAGAR; encoded by the coding sequence GTGGCGGTGAGCGTCGGCGCCGCCCGGCTCGGTCTCGGCACGCTGCGCCGGGTGCCGACCGACAGCCGCCCGCTGCTGCGCCCGGGCAGCGCGCCCGCCGGGATCGTCCACCTCGGGCTGGGCGCGTTCCACCGCGCCCACCAGGCCGTCTACACCGAGGAGGCGATGGCGCACGCCGGGGGCGACTGGGGCATCGTCGGCGTCGCGCCGCGCAATCCCGACGTGGTGACGACGCTGGCCGCGCAGGACAACCTGTTCAGCGTCACCACCAGCAGCGGCGAGGGCTGCCACACCCGCGTGGTGGGCGCGCTGGCGGGCACGCGGCACGCCGCCGGCGACCCCGCCGCCGTGGTGGCGCTGCTGGCCGACCCGGCGATCCGGGTGGTCACCCTCACCGTCACGGAGAAGGCGTACCAGCTCGACCCGGTTACCGGGCGGCTGCGCCCGGACCCGGAGGTCGCCGCCGACCTGCGCACCGACCGGGTGCCAGCCACCGTGCCGGGCCTGCTGCTGCGCGGGCTGCTGGCCCGCGCCGCCGCGCAGGGCCCGCCGCTGGCCCTGGTCAGCTGCGACAACCTGCCCGCGAACGGCCGCCGGCTGCGCGGACTGGTCGAGCAGTCGGTGGCGTACGCCCGGGTGCCGGAGCCGCTGGCCGACTGGGTACGCGAGTGCGTCAGCTTCCCCGGCACGATGGTCGACCGGATCGTGCCGGCCAGCACGGCGCAGACCCTCGCCGACGCCGAGCGGGCGCTGGGGGTGGCGGACCTGGCGGCGGTGGTGGCCGAGCCGTACCGGCAGTGGGTGATCGAGGACGACTTCCCGGGCGGCCGGCCGGCCTGGGAGCGGGCCGGTGCGGTGCTCACCACGGACGCGGGGCCCTGGGAGCGGCTGAAGTTGCGCGCCCTCAACGGCGTGCACTCGGCCGCCGCCTACCTGGGGGCGCTGGCGGGCCGGGAGACCATCGCCGACGCGCTGGCCCTGCCGCACCTGACGACGGTGCTGCGGCACCTGGTCGCCGAGGACGTGGCGGCGAGCTTCGACCCGCCGGAGGGGGTCTCGGTCGTCGCGTACGGTGAGGAGGTGCTGACGCGGTTCGCCAACCCGGCGATCCGCCACCGCACCCTCCAGGTGGCGATGGACGGCTCGCAGAAGCTGCCGCAGCGGGTCCTGCACACGATCGCCGACCTGCGGGCCGCCGGGCGGTCGGCGCGCTGGGCCACGCTGGTGGTGGCCGCCTGGCTGCGCTTCGCCCAGGGCCACGCCGACGACGGCAGCCTCCTGCCGCTGGCCGATCCGCTCGCCGAGGAGATCCGCGCGGCGCTCGCCGCCGCCCCGCGTACCCCCGCCGGGGCGGTCGACGCGGTGTTCGGGCTGCGCGAGGTCTTCCCCGCCGAGGTGGCCGCCGACGACGACGTACGCGCCGAGGTGGCCGGGTGGCTGGCCGCCCTGGAGCGGCACGGGGTGGCCGCGACGCTGGCGGGTGCCAGGTGA
- a CDS encoding enolase C-terminal domain-like protein: MTVTVTAVEVHDVRFPTAAAGDGSDAINRGDYSASYVELRTDAGVTGAGFTFTNGRGNELTCAAIQALAHHVTGRTVEEIFADPVAFWRSLSADVQLRWLGPEKGVIHMATGALVNAVWDLRAKLAGKPMWQLLAELPTEELVASVDFHHITDAITPDEAAAILDKGLIGLDERRAGLERDGFPSYTTSVGWLGYPDDKVRALTRQAYTEGWRAMKMKVGGPPADDLRRARIIREEIGPDALLMMDANQVWDVDEAITNMTALAEVDPYWIEEPTHADDILGHARIARAVTKLTDGRCRVATGEVAANRVIFKQLLQAEAIGVMQIDACRVGGVNEVLAEILMAAKFGVPICPHSGGVGLCEYVQHLAVFDYLRVGTSLDGRMVEYVDHLHEHFVDPVRTREGRYLLPTAPGYSSTMRPESIAEFRFPDGPVWR; the protein is encoded by the coding sequence GTGACTGTCACCGTCACCGCCGTCGAAGTGCACGACGTGCGGTTCCCGACCGCCGCCGCCGGCGACGGATCGGACGCGATCAACCGGGGCGACTACTCGGCCAGCTACGTCGAGCTGCGCACCGACGCCGGCGTCACCGGGGCCGGGTTCACCTTCACCAACGGTCGCGGCAACGAGCTGACCTGCGCGGCGATCCAGGCCCTCGCCCACCACGTGACCGGCCGCACCGTCGAGGAGATCTTCGCCGACCCGGTGGCGTTCTGGCGCTCGCTCAGCGCCGACGTGCAGCTGCGCTGGCTGGGCCCGGAGAAGGGGGTCATCCACATGGCCACCGGCGCGCTGGTCAACGCGGTCTGGGACCTGCGCGCCAAGCTGGCCGGCAAGCCGATGTGGCAGCTGCTCGCCGAGCTGCCCACCGAGGAGCTGGTGGCCAGCGTCGACTTCCACCACATCACCGACGCCATCACCCCGGACGAGGCGGCGGCCATCCTCGACAAGGGGCTCATCGGGCTGGACGAGCGCCGCGCCGGGCTGGAGCGCGACGGCTTCCCGTCGTACACCACGTCGGTGGGGTGGCTGGGCTACCCCGACGACAAGGTCCGGGCGCTGACCCGGCAGGCGTACACCGAGGGTTGGCGGGCCATGAAGATGAAGGTCGGCGGTCCGCCCGCCGACGACCTGCGCCGGGCGCGGATCATCCGGGAGGAGATCGGGCCGGACGCGCTGCTGATGATGGACGCCAACCAGGTGTGGGACGTCGACGAGGCGATCACCAACATGACGGCGCTGGCGGAGGTGGACCCGTACTGGATCGAGGAGCCGACGCACGCCGACGACATCCTCGGGCACGCCCGGATCGCGCGCGCGGTGACGAAGCTGACCGACGGCCGGTGCCGGGTCGCCACCGGTGAGGTGGCCGCCAACCGGGTCATCTTCAAGCAGTTGCTCCAGGCCGAGGCGATCGGCGTGATGCAGATCGACGCCTGCCGGGTCGGCGGCGTCAACGAGGTCCTCGCCGAGATCCTGATGGCGGCGAAGTTCGGGGTGCCGATCTGTCCGCACTCCGGCGGCGTGGGCCTGTGCGAGTACGTGCAGCACCTGGCGGTCTTCGACTACCTGCGAGTCGGCACCAGCCTCGACGGCCGGATGGTGGAGTACGTCGACCACCTGCACGAGCACTTCGTCGACCCGGTGCGCACCCGCGAGGGGCGCTACCTGCTGCCGACGGCCCCCGGCTACAGCTCCACGATGAGGCCGGAGTCGATCGCCGAGTTCCGCTTCCCGGACGGGCCGGTGTGGCGGTGA
- the uxaC gene encoding glucuronate isomerase, with protein MPTTDLLFPADPAQRAVARRLYALAAPQPIISPHGHVDPAILAEDRPFPDPARLLIVPDHYLTRMLLSQGVPPAELGVPTVDGSPTEPDGRTIWRRFAAHWHLFRGTPSRLWLEQTFTDVFGVRTPLSPATADAVYDELAARLAEPEFRPRALFERFGIEVLATTESPLDDLGQHAKLAADGWGGPGGRVITTFRPDNVADMEFDGWAGNVARLGEITGEDTGTYAGYLAALRRRREAFIAAGATCTDHGHPTARTLALGADEAARLYDKGLRGLADAADAETFRAHMLLEFARMSLDDGLVMQLHPGAVRNHNRWLYARHGRDVGGDLPQATEYLHALTPLLDAYGNDPRLRVVLYTLDEYTFSRELAPLAGGYAALYLGAPWWFLDSPEVLRRFRESVTESAGFYNTAGFVDDTRAFCSIPVRHDVARRVDAAYLARLVTEHRLGEDEAAETIVDLAYRLPKKVFKIGENLL; from the coding sequence GTGCCCACGACCGACCTGCTCTTCCCCGCCGACCCCGCGCAGCGCGCGGTGGCCCGCCGGCTGTACGCGCTCGCCGCGCCCCAGCCGATCATCTCCCCGCACGGGCACGTCGACCCGGCGATCCTGGCCGAGGACCGCCCGTTCCCCGACCCGGCGCGGCTGCTGATCGTGCCCGACCACTACCTCACCCGGATGCTGCTCAGCCAGGGCGTCCCCCCGGCGGAGCTGGGCGTGCCCACCGTCGACGGCAGCCCCACGGAGCCCGACGGGCGCACCATCTGGCGGCGCTTCGCCGCGCACTGGCACCTGTTCCGGGGCACCCCCTCCCGGCTCTGGCTGGAGCAGACCTTCACCGACGTCTTCGGGGTGCGCACCCCGCTCTCCCCGGCCACCGCCGACGCCGTCTACGACGAGCTGGCGGCCCGCCTCGCCGAGCCGGAGTTCCGGCCCCGGGCGCTGTTCGAGCGCTTCGGCATCGAGGTGCTCGCCACCACCGAGTCGCCCCTGGACGACCTCGGGCAGCACGCCAAGCTCGCCGCCGACGGCTGGGGCGGGCCGGGCGGCCGGGTGATCACCACCTTCCGGCCGGACAACGTGGCCGACATGGAGTTCGACGGCTGGGCCGGCAACGTCGCCCGGCTCGGCGAGATCACCGGCGAGGACACCGGCACGTACGCCGGCTACCTGGCGGCGCTACGCCGGCGGCGCGAGGCCTTCATCGCGGCCGGCGCCACCTGCACCGACCACGGCCACCCCACCGCGCGCACCCTGGCGCTGGGCGCGGACGAGGCGGCGCGCCTGTACGACAAGGGCCTGCGCGGGCTCGCCGACGCGGCCGACGCGGAGACGTTCCGGGCGCACATGCTGCTGGAGTTCGCCCGGATGTCGCTGGACGACGGGCTCGTCATGCAGCTGCACCCCGGCGCGGTGCGCAACCACAACCGCTGGCTGTACGCCCGGCACGGCCGCGACGTCGGCGGCGACCTGCCGCAGGCCACCGAGTACCTGCACGCGCTGACCCCGCTGCTGGACGCGTACGGCAACGACCCTCGGCTGCGGGTGGTGCTCTACACCCTCGACGAGTACACCTTCAGCCGGGAACTCGCGCCGTTGGCGGGCGGGTACGCCGCGCTGTACCTGGGTGCGCCGTGGTGGTTCCTGGACTCGCCGGAGGTGCTGCGCCGCTTCCGCGAGTCGGTCACCGAGTCCGCGGGCTTCTACAACACCGCCGGGTTCGTCGACGACACCCGCGCGTTCTGCTCCATCCCGGTACGCCACGACGTGGCCCGCCGGGTCGACGCCGCCTACCTGGCCCGGCTGGTCACCGAACACCGCCTCGGCGAGGACGAGGCCGCCGAGACCATCGTCGACCTGGCGTACCGGCTGCCGAAGAAGGTCTTCAAGATCGGAGAGAACCTCCTGTGA
- a CDS encoding Gfo/Idh/MocA family protein: protein MSSSTGQRVRHALVGTGSRAEMFVRALVRDHADTAELVAFADVNQARMDAHNRWLGELGHPPVPTYRADDLAAMLGKERVDVLVVTSVDDTHAAHVDTALRAGCDVITEKPMTVDAAGCRRILDAVADTGRQVRVAFNYRYNPLHERLRELLAEGAVGEVGSVHFEWLLDVRHGADYFRRWHRDKAHSGGLMVHKAGHHFDLVNWWLDATPVEVYASGRLFFYGEAGRRHGYARDYDRAHGSPAAADDPFALRLDAHPKLRELYLDAEAEDGYRRDRNVFAPGVDIEDDMAVLARYSTGATMTYHLTAYAPYEGYRVMVNGSRGRLELEVVESDHVSPASAGALKGAALHGDEAAAEAGSATLTLRPFWAPPRVVPVTGHTRSGHGGADARMARVLIGGEADPMGRAATARDGALALLTGLAANRSFTTGAPVRVADLLDLP from the coding sequence ATGTCGTCCAGCACCGGTCAGCGGGTCCGCCACGCCCTCGTCGGCACCGGCTCGCGCGCCGAGATGTTCGTCCGGGCGCTGGTGCGCGACCACGCCGACACCGCCGAACTCGTCGCGTTCGCCGACGTCAACCAGGCCCGCATGGACGCCCACAACCGGTGGCTCGGCGAGCTGGGGCACCCGCCGGTGCCGACGTACCGGGCCGACGACCTGGCCGCCATGCTCGGCAAGGAGCGCGTCGACGTGCTGGTGGTGACGAGCGTGGACGACACCCACGCCGCGCACGTCGACACGGCGCTGCGCGCCGGCTGCGATGTCATCACCGAGAAGCCGATGACCGTCGACGCCGCCGGCTGCCGGCGGATCCTCGACGCGGTCGCCGACACCGGCCGGCAGGTACGGGTCGCGTTCAACTACCGCTACAACCCGTTGCACGAGAGGCTGCGCGAGCTGCTGGCCGAGGGCGCCGTCGGCGAGGTGGGCTCGGTGCACTTCGAGTGGCTGCTCGACGTGCGGCACGGCGCCGACTACTTCCGCCGCTGGCACCGCGACAAGGCGCACTCCGGCGGGCTGATGGTGCACAAGGCCGGCCACCACTTCGACCTGGTGAACTGGTGGCTGGACGCCACCCCCGTCGAGGTCTACGCGTCCGGCCGGCTGTTCTTCTACGGCGAGGCCGGCCGCCGGCACGGCTACGCGCGCGACTACGACCGGGCGCACGGCTCCCCCGCCGCCGCCGACGACCCGTTCGCGCTGCGCCTCGACGCGCACCCGAAGCTGCGCGAGCTCTACCTCGACGCCGAGGCCGAGGACGGCTACCGGCGCGACCGCAACGTGTTCGCCCCGGGCGTGGACATCGAGGACGACATGGCGGTGCTGGCGCGCTACTCCACCGGGGCGACGATGACCTACCACCTCACCGCGTACGCCCCCTACGAGGGCTACCGGGTGATGGTCAACGGCAGCCGGGGCCGGCTGGAGCTGGAGGTCGTGGAGAGCGACCACGTCAGCCCGGCGTCCGCCGGGGCGCTCAAGGGCGCGGCGCTGCACGGCGACGAGGCCGCCGCCGAGGCCGGCTCCGCCACGCTGACCCTGCGGCCGTTCTGGGCGCCGCCGCGGGTCGTACCCGTGACCGGGCACACCCGCTCCGGGCACGGCGGCGCCGACGCCCGGATGGCGCGGGTGCTGATCGGCGGCGAAGCGGACCCGATGGGGCGGGCGGCCACTGCCCGCGACGGCGCCCTCGCCCTGCTCACCGGGCTGGCCGCGAACCGGTCCTTCACCACCGGCGCCCCGGTCCGGGTCGCCGACCTGCTCGACCTCCCCTGA
- a CDS encoding LacI family DNA-binding transcriptional regulator produces the protein MPATIRDVARASGVHISTVSRTFSAPHLVNPETRGRVLACAEELGYRPNRAARALITGRTHNIGLIIADIANPFFPPLIKAAESQARQRDYHVFVADTNEDPIAEEELVHALAKQVDGVLLCSPRMSNSMIEQLSREVPLVVINRQVAGLPCVTMDVGQGARSAVEHLLGLGHRRIALLSGPRGSWTSREIRRAAGVAARAGGAEFTVLGPNQPTETGGAALAEQVRRSEATAVLAYNDLMAIGLIEGLDTLGLRVPQDVSVVGIDDIALSRLTRPKLTTVATPNAAAGRTAVDMLLQHDTVAARGSRGGRGVTSDDRRTTAQVMLQTELVIRDSTAAAPADGRNRPDAELVVPGPHRLAGPGRPTAATGGVVAS, from the coding sequence GTGCCAGCCACCATCCGAGACGTCGCCCGGGCCTCCGGCGTGCACATCTCCACGGTCTCCCGCACGTTCTCGGCCCCGCACCTGGTCAACCCGGAGACCCGGGGCCGCGTGCTGGCCTGCGCCGAGGAGCTCGGCTACCGGCCCAACCGCGCCGCCCGCGCCCTGATCACCGGCCGTACGCACAACATCGGCCTGATCATCGCGGACATCGCCAACCCGTTCTTCCCGCCGCTGATCAAGGCGGCGGAGAGCCAGGCCCGCCAACGCGACTACCACGTCTTCGTGGCCGACACCAACGAGGACCCGATCGCCGAGGAGGAGCTGGTCCACGCGCTGGCCAAGCAGGTGGACGGGGTGCTGCTGTGCAGCCCGCGAATGAGCAACAGCATGATCGAACAGCTCAGCCGCGAGGTTCCGCTGGTGGTGATCAACCGGCAGGTCGCCGGCCTGCCGTGCGTCACCATGGACGTCGGGCAGGGCGCCCGCTCGGCCGTCGAACACCTGCTCGGCCTCGGTCACCGACGCATCGCGCTGCTCAGCGGGCCGCGCGGCTCCTGGACCAGCCGGGAGATCCGCCGGGCGGCCGGCGTCGCGGCGCGGGCCGGCGGCGCCGAGTTCACCGTGCTCGGGCCCAACCAGCCCACCGAGACCGGCGGCGCGGCCCTCGCCGAGCAGGTCCGCCGCAGTGAGGCCACGGCGGTCCTCGCCTACAACGACCTGATGGCGATCGGCCTGATCGAAGGGCTCGACACCCTCGGGTTGCGCGTCCCGCAGGACGTGAGCGTCGTCGGCATCGACGACATCGCCCTCAGCCGGCTCACCCGGCCCAAGTTGACGACGGTGGCCACGCCCAACGCGGCCGCCGGCCGGACGGCCGTCGACATGCTCCTGCAACACGACACCGTCGCCGCCCGTGGCTCACGCGGCGGTCGGGGTGTCACGAGCGACGACCGTCGTACCACCGCACAGGTAATGCTCCAGACCGAACTGGTCATCCGCGACTCGACCGCCGCCGCGCCGGCGGACGGTCGGAACCGTCCCGACGCCGAGTTGGTCGTCCCGGGCCCGCATCGCCTTGCGGGCCCGGGTCGCCCGACCGCGGCCACCGGTGGCGTCGTCGCCTCCTAA
- a CDS encoding ABC transporter substrate-binding protein, with amino-acid sequence MHPATPPTTGTPAVPVHRTPVRRRRLIRGMLAAVVALPLVLGAAGCGGDEDASTDPNAPVKLSVFWWGGEARAKLTEEALALYTKKHPNVTFEKTWQANQGYFDKLATLTAGGNPPDLFQIDDNYLAEYASRSTTLDLTPYKDSGDLDVSKFPKSLWQYGVVDGKLAGLASGENTQGLVYNKTLLTKNGLPEPTTGMTWEEHIAWAEQVAKKTKVPGTQDPSADYKAFWVWLRQQGKDLYKGRELGFTAEDVTKWFDLWKGARDRGATPTPDVIHEGNATDITKQLVVTGKAGTSWVWVNQMPELKKNTKDELGVIAYPGDPSAQWARASMYWSVFKGSKHKDVAVDVINFLANDPEAVKILGTDRGLPSNLDLRRVVSDDVTDPAMKQSIQVESDLAQKFGEAPQVPLKGHSKVRAELIKAAENAQYGRISSAQAAEQFIAACKSAIA; translated from the coding sequence ATGCACCCCGCCACGCCCCCCACCACTGGCACGCCGGCCGTGCCCGTTCACCGTACCCCCGTCCGCCGACGGCGTTTGATCCGCGGCATGCTCGCCGCGGTCGTCGCCCTACCCCTGGTCCTCGGTGCCGCCGGCTGCGGCGGCGACGAGGATGCCAGCACCGACCCGAACGCCCCGGTCAAGCTCTCGGTCTTCTGGTGGGGCGGTGAGGCCCGGGCCAAGCTGACCGAGGAGGCCCTCGCCCTCTACACCAAGAAGCACCCGAACGTCACCTTCGAGAAGACCTGGCAGGCCAACCAGGGCTACTTCGACAAGCTGGCGACCCTCACCGCCGGCGGCAACCCGCCGGACCTGTTCCAGATCGACGACAACTACCTGGCCGAGTACGCCTCCCGCAGCACCACCCTCGACCTGACGCCCTACAAGGACTCCGGCGACCTCGACGTGTCGAAGTTCCCGAAGAGCCTCTGGCAGTACGGCGTGGTCGACGGCAAGCTCGCGGGCCTGGCCTCGGGGGAGAACACCCAGGGTCTGGTCTACAACAAGACGCTGCTGACGAAGAACGGGCTGCCCGAGCCGACCACCGGGATGACCTGGGAGGAGCACATCGCCTGGGCCGAGCAGGTCGCGAAGAAGACCAAGGTTCCCGGCACCCAGGACCCGAGCGCCGACTACAAGGCGTTCTGGGTGTGGCTGCGCCAGCAGGGCAAGGACCTCTACAAGGGCAGGGAGCTCGGCTTCACCGCCGAGGACGTGACGAAGTGGTTCGACCTGTGGAAGGGCGCCCGGGACCGGGGCGCCACCCCGACCCCCGACGTCATCCACGAGGGCAACGCCACCGACATCACCAAGCAGCTCGTGGTCACCGGCAAGGCCGGCACCAGCTGGGTCTGGGTCAACCAGATGCCGGAGCTGAAGAAGAACACCAAGGACGAGCTGGGTGTCATCGCCTACCCGGGCGACCCGAGCGCCCAGTGGGCCCGCGCCTCCATGTACTGGTCGGTCTTCAAGGGCAGCAAGCACAAGGACGTCGCGGTCGACGTGATCAACTTCCTGGCCAACGACCCCGAGGCGGTCAAGATCCTCGGCACCGACCGGGGCCTGCCGTCCAACCTGGACCTGCGCCGGGTGGTCAGCGACGACGTCACCGACCCGGCGATGAAGCAGTCGATCCAGGTGGAGTCCGACCTGGCGCAGAAGTTCGGCGAGGCGCCGCAGGTGCCGCTCAAGGGGCACAGCAAGGTCCGCGCCGAGCTGATCAAGGCCGCCGAGAACGCGCAGTACGGCCGGATCAGCTCCGCCCAGGCGGCGGAGCAGTTCATCGCCGCCTGCAAGTCCGCCATCGCCTGA